The following proteins are co-located in the Caldalkalibacillus uzonensis genome:
- a CDS encoding cytochrome c oxidase subunit 2A, whose protein sequence is MARPDLETSKKQNVTSIRQETETDTSLKGTLFSVFGLGLFIVISWLAVFALFLSRS, encoded by the coding sequence ATGGCACGCCCTGACTTGGAGACCAGTAAGAAGCAAAATGTAACTTCCATCCGGCAAGAAACGGAAACGGATACATCCCTGAAAGGAACATTATTCTCCGTGTTTGGCCTGGGTCTGTTTATTGTCATTAGCTGGCTGGCCGTTTTTGCACTCTTTCTGTCACGCTCATAA
- a CDS encoding phosphosulfolactate synthase, producing the protein MNQHSLSLPPRPAKPRTCGLTIVIDKGMPVGYFKDVISTHAGYIDFVKFGWGTSLVSDCLEEKIGCLRVNNVAFFFGGTLFEKFLLQKKVTDYYHFCLQHGCQHVEISNGTVPLSNRDKASFIADFAHEFTVFSEVGYKDQQRSRELHPSRWIEYIEEDLQAGAAMVITEARESGTSGICRENGELRHGLIEELIEADVDINRLIFEAPNKQLQTYFIRKFGTNVNLANIPFGDIISVETLRLGLRSDTLYLFEECAAGE; encoded by the coding sequence ATGAATCAGCATTCATTATCCTTGCCACCCAGGCCAGCTAAACCCAGAACATGCGGGTTAACCATAGTTATTGATAAGGGGATGCCTGTCGGTTACTTCAAGGACGTCATCAGCACCCACGCCGGCTATATTGATTTTGTCAAATTTGGCTGGGGAACTTCCCTTGTCTCCGACTGTCTTGAAGAAAAGATAGGCTGTTTGAGAGTCAATAACGTGGCTTTCTTTTTTGGGGGAACTTTGTTTGAGAAGTTCCTGCTGCAGAAAAAAGTAACGGATTATTATCATTTCTGCCTCCAGCACGGCTGCCAGCATGTTGAGATCTCAAATGGCACGGTTCCGCTGAGCAACAGGGATAAAGCCAGTTTCATTGCTGATTTTGCTCATGAGTTCACCGTTTTCAGTGAAGTGGGATATAAGGACCAGCAACGATCCCGGGAGCTCCATCCTTCCAGGTGGATTGAGTATATCGAAGAGGACTTACAAGCAGGAGCAGCGATGGTAATCACCGAGGCAAGGGAAAGCGGAACAAGCGGAATATGCAGAGAAAATGGAGAGTTAAGACATGGTCTGATCGAGGAGCTGATTGAAGCGGATGTGGATATAAACCGCCTCATCTTTGAAGCTCCGAACAAACAGCTGCAAACTTACTTTATCAGGAAGTTTGGAACGAACGTTAATTTGGCCAATATCCCCTTTGGAGACATTATTTCTGTAGAAACCCTAAGACTGGGCTTAAGGTCTGACACTCTGTATCTATTTGAAGAATGTGCAGCGGGAGAGTAA
- a CDS encoding ammonium transporter: MGELFYLNALWVMVATILVILMQGGFILLEAGSTRMKNAGHIAGKTIFTFGIASLVFWAVGYGFIYGQGNLFIGFSDFFYGDFTSVVDGLPGSIDFMFQLAFAGIALTIAFGGFAERAKLSVYILFAIFFSAFVYPVVAHWIWGDGWLAGLEKQDFAGSTVVHLTGAMAALAATILLKPRIGKYNKDGTANDMHGHNQVYTALGVLLLWVGWFGFNAGSTLGVDEGFFGFVALNTNLAAAAGAIAALSTAWMLSGKADVPTVLNGALAGLVAITASCAFVEPWAAVLIGLIAGVIVYYSMKFFDKAKIDDPIFALSVHGVAGVWGTLSTGFFATPELAAMNGGLPGLLYGGGLTQLGVQTLGVVSAGLYAFLTSVILLLVIRAVVGSLRVTEEEELLGLDLSEHGSYGYPEMVQPAANAQFGVHEPVVKI; this comes from the coding sequence ATGGGAGAGTTGTTTTACCTTAATGCACTGTGGGTGATGGTGGCCACGATTTTGGTCATCCTGATGCAAGGGGGATTTATTCTCCTTGAGGCAGGTTCAACGCGGATGAAAAATGCCGGCCATATCGCTGGCAAAACTATTTTTACATTCGGTATTGCCTCTCTTGTGTTTTGGGCTGTAGGTTATGGCTTTATTTATGGTCAAGGTAATTTGTTTATCGGCTTTTCTGATTTCTTCTACGGCGATTTTACTTCTGTGGTTGATGGTTTGCCTGGTTCAATTGACTTTATGTTTCAACTAGCTTTTGCTGGGATTGCACTAACCATCGCTTTCGGCGGTTTTGCCGAGCGGGCCAAACTGTCGGTTTACATCTTATTTGCCATTTTCTTTTCAGCTTTTGTCTACCCGGTTGTAGCCCACTGGATTTGGGGAGACGGCTGGCTGGCAGGATTAGAAAAACAAGACTTTGCCGGCTCCACTGTGGTGCACTTGACAGGAGCTATGGCTGCACTGGCTGCCACCATACTGCTTAAACCGCGGATTGGTAAGTACAACAAAGATGGCACAGCGAACGATATGCATGGTCATAATCAGGTTTATACCGCTTTAGGTGTTCTGCTGCTCTGGGTAGGCTGGTTTGGTTTTAATGCAGGAAGCACATTAGGTGTTGATGAAGGATTTTTTGGGTTTGTCGCGCTGAACACCAATCTTGCGGCGGCTGCCGGTGCCATCGCGGCCTTATCTACCGCCTGGATGCTTTCCGGCAAGGCGGATGTACCAACCGTGTTAAATGGCGCCTTGGCCGGACTGGTGGCCATCACTGCCTCTTGTGCCTTTGTTGAACCGTGGGCAGCGGTGCTGATCGGACTGATAGCCGGTGTGATTGTCTATTACAGCATGAAGTTCTTTGATAAAGCCAAAATTGATGACCCCATCTTTGCTTTGTCAGTGCACGGTGTGGCTGGGGTGTGGGGCACCTTGTCCACAGGTTTCTTTGCCACGCCGGAACTGGCTGCCATGAACGGCGGGTTGCCCGGGCTGTTGTACGGGGGAGGATTGACTCAGTTGGGTGTGCAAACATTGGGAGTTGTCTCAGCAGGACTGTATGCGTTTCTAACCTCTGTCATCCTGCTGCTGGTCATTAGAGCCGTTGTAGGATCGCTGCGCGTGACGGAAGAGGAAGAGTTACTGGGCTTGGATTTAAGTGAGCATGGCAGCTATGGGTATCCAGAGATGGTACAGCCGGCTGCCAATGCACAATTTGGTGTTCATGAGCCAGTTGTTAAAATATGA
- a CDS encoding DUF294 nucleotidyltransferase-like domain-containing protein: MTIYSAPPVRLSQTEGTPPAAFTWFLMGSAGRGEHQPGSDQDHGLVYDQGGEEVQQYFLALGREISRRLADRGYPLCMGHVMSSIPRWCRSRSGWQSQLEQWLREKRWETLRYVLIFMDARPLVGDSQLVIDLRERVYGYCAKDPAILLRLWENTAWLKKGMGLFGQFLTEEKGPHAGAINLKETGLFPYINAIRLLAIRESVHETSTALRLERLCALASYGWLETYQAYFKRLMAYRKRAGVTNHPDYIRVADLSREEKKELKHLIRKGAELYRRTGQWLKRGTVW; this comes from the coding sequence ATGACCATATACTCAGCGCCGCCAGTCAGGCTATCACAGACAGAGGGTACTCCGCCGGCCGCTTTCACTTGGTTTTTGATGGGCAGCGCCGGCCGAGGAGAGCATCAGCCAGGAAGTGACCAGGATCATGGCCTTGTTTATGATCAGGGGGGAGAAGAAGTCCAACAGTACTTTCTGGCACTTGGAAGGGAGATCAGCCGCCGTTTGGCAGACAGGGGATACCCATTATGCATGGGGCATGTGATGAGTTCCATTCCAAGGTGGTGCCGCTCAAGGTCAGGCTGGCAGTCCCAACTGGAGCAGTGGCTAAGAGAAAAGCGGTGGGAAACCTTGCGCTATGTGTTGATTTTTATGGATGCCCGCCCACTTGTGGGGGACTCTCAGCTGGTCATTGATCTGAGAGAACGAGTGTACGGGTACTGCGCAAAGGATCCTGCTATCTTGCTGCGTCTGTGGGAAAACACAGCATGGTTGAAGAAAGGAATGGGCCTATTCGGGCAATTTCTGACTGAGGAAAAAGGTCCTCATGCGGGGGCTATCAACCTAAAAGAAACAGGGTTGTTTCCATATATCAACGCCATACGCCTCCTGGCCATCAGAGAGAGTGTGCATGAAACCTCTACCGCCCTCCGCTTGGAACGTTTGTGTGCACTTGCTTCCTATGGGTGGCTGGAAACATACCAGGCTTACTTCAAGCGGCTCATGGCCTACCGCAAAAGAGCGGGGGTCACCAATCACCCTGACTACATCAGGGTGGCTGACCTCAGCCGGGAGGAGAAAAAAGAGTTGAAGCACCTGATAAGGAAAGGAGCTGAATTATACCGGCGTACGGGACAATGGTTAAAGAGAGGGACCGTGTGGTGA
- a CDS encoding exonuclease domain-containing protein, whose product MVKERDRVVKFQAVAQRMKQLSERVGSHLYAALSNREKREVWPQASFLRQLEKELREENYLERPLNELPVVVFDVETTGFFPEQGDRILSIGAVRAVGQHILEEDSLYTLVRSDVSIPREVSQLTGITEDDLASAPALADVLTQFFNFIGTDLLAAHHAGHEKAFMQQAVREIGGRSFQHRIVDTSFLVRVVDPGLKQSQLEVCCSLYNIKPENRHHALGDALLAARLWTCLVQDMTAKGINTLQDAYLALSLNKNNCTINNLGGD is encoded by the coding sequence ATGGTTAAAGAGAGGGACCGTGTGGTGAAGTTTCAAGCTGTTGCCCAGAGGATGAAACAATTGTCTGAAAGGGTGGGTTCACATCTCTATGCCGCTCTCAGCAACAGAGAGAAGAGAGAGGTGTGGCCGCAAGCCAGCTTTTTACGCCAGCTTGAAAAGGAGCTGCGGGAGGAGAACTACTTGGAACGGCCCCTCAACGAACTGCCTGTGGTCGTCTTTGATGTGGAGACGACAGGATTTTTTCCTGAACAAGGGGATCGCATCCTGTCCATAGGAGCTGTGCGTGCCGTTGGCCAGCACATCCTGGAAGAGGATTCCCTGTACACATTGGTTCGCTCAGATGTATCCATTCCCAGAGAAGTGAGCCAATTGACCGGCATCACGGAGGACGATCTTGCTTCTGCGCCAGCGCTAGCTGATGTACTGACTCAATTTTTCAATTTTATCGGCACGGATCTCCTTGCCGCCCATCATGCCGGGCATGAGAAAGCCTTTATGCAGCAAGCGGTACGGGAGATTGGAGGCCGTTCCTTTCAACACCGTATTGTGGATACATCGTTTCTGGTTAGGGTTGTTGACCCCGGATTGAAGCAAAGTCAATTGGAAGTCTGCTGCTCCTTGTACAACATTAAGCCGGAAAACCGCCATCATGCCTTAGGTGATGCCCTGCTGGCGGCCAGGTTATGGACCTGTTTAGTGCAGGATATGACCGCCAAAGGAATCAATACTTTACAAGACGCGTATCTGGCTTTAAGCCTTAATAAAAATAACTGTACAATTAACAATTTGGGAGGGGATTAA
- the glnA gene encoding type I glutamate--ammonia ligase, with protein MGKYTKEDILKIAKEEDVRYIRLQFTDLLGTVKNVEIPVSQLPKALDNKMMFDGSSIEGFVRIEESDMYLYPDLDTWLIFPWELEEGKVARLICDVYNPDGTPFAGDPRGVLKRMLKEAETLGFTAMNVGPEPEFFLFKLDEKGDATLEVNDQGGYFDLAPTDLGENCRRDIVLTLEKMGFEIEASHHEVAPGQHEIDFKYANAVTAADYIQTFKVVVKNVAKQHGLHATFMPKPLFGVNGSGMHCHQSLFRGEENAFYDEQDELGLSDTAKQYLAGILHHARAMAAITNPTVNSYKRLVPGYEAPCYVAWSAKNRSPLVRVPASRGLSTRIELRNPDPSANPYLALAVMLAAGLDGIKKKLPLVPPTNQNIYTMTEEERKENRIDSLPSTLKEAIEELKQNEVLKKALGEHVLAHFIEAKEIEWDMFRTQVHPWERDQYLTAY; from the coding sequence ATGGGAAAGTACACGAAAGAGGACATTTTAAAAATAGCTAAAGAAGAGGATGTGCGCTACATCCGGCTGCAATTTACCGATCTGTTGGGAACCGTCAAAAATGTGGAGATACCCGTCAGCCAGTTGCCCAAAGCCCTTGATAACAAAATGATGTTTGATGGTTCCTCTATTGAAGGATTCGTGCGCATTGAAGAGTCTGATATGTATCTCTATCCTGATCTGGATACATGGCTCATCTTCCCGTGGGAACTTGAAGAAGGCAAAGTGGCCCGTTTGATTTGTGATGTATATAATCCAGACGGAACGCCGTTTGCCGGAGATCCGCGGGGTGTCTTGAAGCGGATGCTGAAAGAGGCAGAAACGCTAGGCTTTACGGCCATGAACGTCGGGCCTGAACCGGAGTTCTTCCTGTTTAAGCTAGATGAAAAAGGCGATGCAACATTGGAAGTGAATGATCAAGGCGGTTATTTTGATCTGGCTCCCACCGATTTAGGTGAAAATTGCCGCCGGGATATTGTGCTCACCCTGGAAAAAATGGGCTTTGAAATTGAAGCCTCCCACCATGAAGTGGCCCCGGGACAGCATGAGATTGACTTTAAATATGCCAATGCTGTCACTGCAGCCGATTATATCCAAACCTTTAAAGTGGTAGTGAAAAACGTAGCTAAACAACACGGATTGCACGCCACGTTTATGCCCAAACCGCTGTTTGGGGTAAACGGATCAGGCATGCACTGTCACCAATCCCTGTTCAGGGGAGAGGAGAATGCCTTCTACGATGAACAGGATGAACTGGGCCTTAGTGACACCGCCAAACAATATTTGGCCGGCATTCTGCATCACGCCAGAGCCATGGCCGCCATTACAAATCCAACTGTCAACTCTTACAAACGTTTAGTGCCTGGCTATGAAGCTCCTTGCTACGTAGCCTGGTCGGCCAAAAACAGAAGCCCGCTGGTCCGAGTGCCGGCATCACGTGGTTTAAGCACGCGCATTGAATTGCGCAATCCGGACCCGTCTGCCAATCCGTATCTGGCCCTGGCCGTCATGCTGGCTGCTGGATTGGATGGTATCAAGAAAAAGCTGCCTCTGGTTCCGCCGACTAATCAAAATATCTATACCATGACAGAAGAGGAGCGCAAGGAAAACCGCATTGACAGTCTGCCATCCACGTTAAAAGAAGCGATTGAAGAGTTGAAACAAAATGAGGTGCTTAAAAAAGCGCTAGGTGAGCATGTTCTCGCTCACTTCATCGAAGCCAAAGAAATTGAATGGGATATGTTCAGAACCCAGGTGCATCCCTGGGAGCGCGACCAGTATCTCACCGCTTATTGA
- a CDS encoding L,D-transpeptidase family protein: MNKRGSFLIVCLGLLLFIPGITRAEKNPEVIQFQLQQAQLVLNLQLSVEEDEPLFRRYVHAKEQEWLTALENWKEQHHQTRAKEENYLSLFLFSGEISQGDRGLRVNDLQQALGLLGYELVQDGIFGPQTQQKLLVFQEDHGLPVSGRLDKATAEKLNHALNQQGITEPVGIKAAHPPTQGYWVAVNKSTNRLLLFQGERAIADYPVASGKNASLTPEGQFKIVFKAIDPAWGGAGIAPPVAGGHPDNPLGSRWLGLDIGGGGTYGIHGTNNPASIGTYASLGCVRMHNHDVEYLYELLPEHTPVWIGSTQQLENWGIR, translated from the coding sequence ATGAATAAGCGAGGATCGTTTCTAATCGTTTGTTTGGGGTTGCTTCTTTTTATCCCGGGTATAACCAGGGCTGAAAAGAATCCTGAGGTCATTCAATTCCAACTTCAGCAAGCACAACTCGTTTTGAACTTGCAACTCTCAGTAGAGGAAGATGAGCCATTATTCCGTCGCTATGTGCACGCAAAAGAACAGGAGTGGCTTACCGCTCTGGAGAACTGGAAGGAACAGCATCATCAAACTCGAGCAAAAGAGGAGAATTACTTAAGTTTATTTTTGTTCTCCGGTGAAATCAGTCAAGGAGACAGAGGGTTAAGAGTAAACGATTTACAGCAGGCATTGGGTTTACTCGGCTATGAACTGGTCCAAGATGGGATCTTTGGACCACAAACCCAACAAAAGCTGCTGGTCTTTCAGGAGGATCACGGGCTTCCGGTCAGCGGACGCTTGGACAAAGCAACGGCAGAGAAACTGAACCACGCCTTAAATCAACAGGGGATCACTGAGCCGGTAGGAATTAAGGCGGCTCATCCTCCTACTCAAGGCTACTGGGTGGCGGTCAACAAGTCCACTAACCGCCTGCTTTTGTTCCAGGGTGAAAGAGCGATCGCCGATTATCCTGTCGCCTCAGGAAAAAATGCTTCTCTTACTCCGGAAGGACAATTTAAGATTGTCTTCAAAGCCATTGACCCGGCCTGGGGCGGGGCTGGCATTGCCCCTCCTGTCGCTGGCGGTCATCCTGACAACCCGCTGGGATCCCGCTGGTTGGGTCTTGATATTGGGGGAGGAGGCACTTACGGCATTCATGGCACCAATAATCCGGCCAGCATTGGGACGTATGCTTCACTGGGATGTGTGCGCATGCACAATCATGATGTGGAATACTTGTATGAGCTGTTGCCGGAGCACACTCCCGTCTGGATTGGCTCAACCCAGCAGCTAGAGAATTGGGGAATCCGTTAA
- the sigK gene encoding RNA polymerase sporulation sigma factor SigK codes for MAGIFSTIALLIKELMVFVSYVKNNAFPQPLSEKEEEKYLKRMQEGDQEARNLLIEHNLRLVAHIVKKFENTGEDTEDLISIGTIGLIKGVESYSPDKGTKLATYAARCIENEILMHLRSLKKTKKDVSLHDPIGTDKEGNEITLIDVLKADIEDVLDEVQLQMEKDKIYQYIHVLDDREKEVIIGRFGLDMEEEKTQRELAKELGISRSYVSRIEKRALMKLFHEFYRAKKHSGQNRG; via the coding sequence TTGGCGGGTATTTTCTCAACCATCGCCTTATTGATTAAGGAATTGATGGTTTTTGTTTCATATGTCAAAAACAATGCCTTTCCACAGCCTTTGAGTGAGAAAGAAGAAGAGAAGTATTTAAAGCGGATGCAGGAAGGTGACCAAGAAGCCCGCAATTTGCTCATCGAACATAATCTAAGATTAGTTGCCCACATCGTCAAAAAATTTGAAAATACTGGCGAGGATACGGAAGATCTGATATCCATAGGCACCATCGGTTTGATCAAAGGCGTTGAAAGCTACTCACCAGATAAAGGAACCAAGCTGGCCACCTATGCTGCCAGGTGTATCGAAAATGAGATTCTGATGCATTTAAGGTCCTTAAAAAAGACAAAAAAAGATGTGTCTCTTCATGATCCCATCGGAACTGATAAAGAAGGGAATGAAATTACGTTGATAGATGTCTTAAAAGCAGACATAGAGGATGTTTTGGACGAAGTACAGTTGCAAATGGAGAAAGACAAAATCTATCAATACATTCATGTGCTCGATGACCGGGAGAAAGAGGTGATTATTGGCCGGTTTGGCCTGGATATGGAGGAGGAGAAAACCCAGCGTGAATTAGCCAAAGAGCTAGGCATTTCCCGTTCGTATGTGTCGCGGATTGAAAAGCGGGCCTTGATGAAATTGTTTCATGAATTTTATAGAGCCAAAAAACATTCGGGGCAAAACAGAGGCTGA
- a CDS encoding response regulator transcription factor: MTNEEIAQHLYISQHTVKTHIQRIYKKLGVQNRTELIVAYFKGREHEQSGNNECSNR; the protein is encoded by the coding sequence ATGACCAATGAGGAGATCGCCCAGCATTTATACATATCGCAGCATACAGTTAAAACCCACATTCAACGGATTTACAAAAAGTTGGGTGTTCAAAACCGGACAGAGCTGATCGTCGCATATTTTAAGGGGAGAGAACATGAACAGAGTGGTAATAACGAGTGCAGTAACAGATGA
- a CDS encoding HD-GYP domain-containing protein: protein MNRVVITSAVTDDVRQLLYKLDRHSTETVQHSMRVANLFMACLEHYQLFRDIWGSLFLGALLHDFGKYFVPHTILNKKGSLNHKEWEIMRYHPVFGYTVARQSLRIGLPGQHLILYHHERWDGYGYLYGRKKAEIPEYVQLFSIIDAFDSMTNVRSYQKTPMSAAQAKKEIRDHRGTQFSPTYVDLFIDFPLEPFQQPSGSLFFQSEYRR from the coding sequence ATGAACAGAGTGGTAATAACGAGTGCAGTAACAGATGATGTACGCCAATTGTTATACAAATTGGACAGGCACTCCACAGAAACTGTTCAGCATAGTATGAGGGTAGCGAATTTGTTCATGGCTTGCCTTGAGCATTATCAATTATTTCGGGATATATGGGGCTCACTTTTTTTGGGGGCATTACTTCATGACTTTGGGAAGTATTTTGTTCCACATACCATTTTAAATAAAAAGGGATCGTTAAATCACAAGGAATGGGAGATTATGCGCTATCATCCCGTATTCGGCTATACTGTCGCCAGGCAATCATTACGAATCGGGCTACCAGGCCAGCACTTGATTTTGTATCACCACGAGCGATGGGATGGTTACGGCTATTTATATGGCCGCAAAAAAGCTGAAATTCCGGAGTATGTGCAGTTATTTTCCATCATTGATGCCTTTGATTCCATGACAAATGTACGCTCGTATCAGAAAACGCCTATGTCAGCGGCACAAGCAAAGAAAGAAATAAGAGACCATCGAGGCACACAGTTCAGCCCCACATATGTGGACTTATTTATCGATTTTCCTCTTGAACCCTTTCAACAGCCGTCCGGTTCATTGTTTTTTCAAAGCGAATACCGACGTTAA
- a CDS encoding pyridoxal phosphate-dependent aminotransferase: protein MQFEPSATLKALPEQFFAKLTQKAARYVKEGRDIINLGQGNPDLPTPPHIVRALQKAAENPLYHRYSPFKGHLFLKEAVAQFYEREYQVQLDPEKEVAVLFGGKAGLVKVSQCLLNPGDIALVPDPGYPDYWSGIALAGGKMVMMPLTAENQFLPDYSQLSASHLARAKLMFLNYPNNPTASVATKTLYEQTVDLARRHQICVVHDFAYGAIYYDNHQPPSFLQIPGAKDVGIEIYTLSKTYNMAGWRIAFAVGNQSVIEAIELIQDHYYCSVFGAIQEAAATALLSNQECVHDLRETYQQRRDTLIGALRDIGWEVEPPQGSFFAWLPVPPGFSSVSFADLLLEKSDIVVAPGIGFGAHGEGYIRVGLVSSEEMLLKAVERIEGLGLFTGTSQISST, encoded by the coding sequence ATGCAGTTTGAGCCTTCTGCTACGCTTAAAGCTTTGCCGGAACAATTCTTTGCCAAACTAACGCAAAAAGCGGCACGTTATGTTAAGGAAGGGCGTGACATCATTAATTTAGGCCAGGGTAATCCTGACCTCCCTACCCCGCCACACATTGTCAGAGCGCTGCAAAAGGCAGCCGAAAATCCGCTCTATCACCGTTACTCTCCCTTTAAAGGCCATCTGTTTTTAAAGGAAGCGGTCGCTCAATTTTACGAGCGGGAGTATCAAGTACAGTTGGACCCGGAGAAGGAAGTGGCTGTGTTATTTGGAGGAAAAGCGGGGCTGGTTAAAGTAAGCCAGTGTTTGCTTAATCCTGGTGACATTGCCCTCGTCCCTGACCCGGGCTATCCCGATTATTGGTCAGGGATTGCTCTCGCTGGCGGAAAAATGGTGATGATGCCCTTAACAGCGGAAAATCAGTTTTTACCCGACTACAGCCAACTTTCAGCTAGCCACTTAGCAAGGGCTAAGCTCATGTTTCTTAATTATCCCAACAATCCAACGGCTAGCGTGGCAACCAAAACTTTATATGAACAAACAGTCGACTTAGCCCGGCGCCATCAGATCTGTGTCGTCCATGATTTTGCCTACGGTGCTATTTACTATGACAATCACCAGCCGCCCAGTTTCCTGCAGATTCCAGGGGCCAAAGATGTGGGCATTGAAATCTACACGCTCTCCAAAACTTATAACATGGCAGGATGGCGGATCGCCTTTGCGGTAGGCAATCAAAGTGTGATTGAAGCAATTGAACTGATTCAAGACCACTACTATTGCAGTGTGTTCGGAGCCATTCAAGAGGCTGCAGCAACAGCCTTGTTAAGTAATCAGGAATGTGTTCACGACTTAAGGGAGACCTATCAGCAGAGAAGGGACACATTAATCGGAGCGCTAAGGGATATCGGTTGGGAGGTTGAACCGCCACAAGGATCCTTTTTTGCCTGGCTGCCCGTTCCCCCAGGCTTCAGCTCTGTCTCCTTTGCTGATCTGCTGCTGGAAAAAAGTGATATTGTTGTGGCACCGGGTATCGGTTTCGGAGCCCATGGTGAAGGATATATCCGTGTGGGACTAGTCAGTTCAGAAGAGATGTTGCTTAAAGCCGTAGAAAGAATCGAAGGATTAGGATTGTTTACCGGCACTAGCCAAATATCTTCAACCTAA
- a CDS encoding carbon-nitrogen family hydrolase translates to MKVASVQFEIRDGETKDERIERMIGLLKKLKGYDLIVLPEIWATGYFSFDRYREEAEPFSGPFVQRMAQVARQLNSVLFAGSFVEQEGEQYYNTGVLFDANGDLLATYRKIHLFRYGSKEGELLTRGEEITVTETKVGRVGLSTCYDLRFPELYRKQVDLGAEIFLVTSAWPHQRLAHWQLFNAVRAVENQCFLISANCVGHTRHVLLGGHSQVVDPWGVVRAQAGESEAIVTAEIDLDEVKRIREHFPQLKHRVLTS, encoded by the coding sequence GTGAAAGTCGCATCAGTCCAATTTGAAATAAGGGATGGGGAAACAAAGGATGAGCGCATTGAACGCATGATTGGCCTGCTAAAGAAGCTAAAAGGGTATGATTTGATCGTGTTGCCGGAAATATGGGCGACAGGCTATTTTTCCTTTGATCGTTATAGGGAAGAGGCGGAGCCGTTCTCCGGCCCTTTTGTGCAGCGTATGGCCCAGGTGGCGCGCCAGCTGAACAGTGTTTTGTTCGCTGGCAGCTTTGTGGAACAAGAAGGGGAGCAGTATTACAATACCGGTGTCCTGTTTGACGCTAACGGTGATCTATTGGCTACGTATCGCAAAATCCACCTTTTTCGCTATGGATCAAAGGAAGGGGAGCTGTTAACCCGCGGCGAGGAAATTACAGTGACTGAGACTAAGGTAGGGCGGGTAGGATTGTCTACCTGTTATGATTTAAGGTTTCCTGAACTTTACAGGAAGCAGGTTGATTTGGGGGCGGAAATCTTCCTGGTGACCTCGGCCTGGCCACACCAGCGCTTGGCGCACTGGCAATTGTTTAATGCTGTACGAGCTGTAGAGAACCAGTGTTTTCTCATCTCTGCCAACTGTGTGGGGCACACGCGTCATGTTTTGCTGGGCGGGCACAGTCAGGTTGTTGACCCGTGGGGCGTTGTCCGGGCACAGGCGGGGGAATCTGAAGCCATTGTCACGGCTGAGATTGACCTGGATGAAGTGAAGCGGATACGGGAGCACTTTCCTCAATTAAAACATCGGGTACTGACATCATAA
- a CDS encoding TetR/AcrR family transcriptional regulator, which produces MSTGGGYGDADKRQKILDSAFAVFTKKGYQQTKVDEVAQLAGIGKGTVYLYFPSKEELLREMLKAMIKKNLSELKKRMSEEEHPLAKLKVMYATHASLLQENPSLAQLHIHDFAFVNEAFRAWLEQEKADFMAYIARIVEAGIKTEEFRPVNPNLAAALIISCLSVFLPPYGSDTFSVDDVLDILHYGLCQSLPPRP; this is translated from the coding sequence ATGTCTACAGGAGGAGGTTACGGAGATGCGGATAAACGGCAAAAAATATTAGACAGCGCCTTTGCTGTCTTTACCAAAAAAGGATATCAGCAGACCAAAGTGGATGAAGTGGCCCAGCTGGCCGGCATCGGCAAAGGAACGGTATATCTCTATTTTCCCAGCAAAGAAGAGCTGTTGCGGGAAATGTTAAAAGCGATGATTAAAAAAAACTTGTCCGAGCTGAAAAAGAGGATGAGCGAAGAGGAACATCCTTTGGCCAAATTGAAAGTGATGTATGCCACCCATGCTTCCTTGCTGCAGGAAAATCCATCTCTGGCGCAACTCCATATCCATGATTTTGCCTTTGTTAATGAAGCATTTCGGGCCTGGTTGGAACAGGAAAAAGCAGACTTTATGGCCTACATTGCCCGCATCGTCGAGGCAGGTATCAAAACGGAAGAGTTTCGTCCCGTTAACCCCAACTTAGCAGCAGCGCTGATTATTTCCTGTCTCAGTGTTTTTTTGCCTCCTTACGGTTCCGACACATTTTCAGTTGACGATGTCTTAGATATATTGCACTACGGGCTGTGCCAGTCACTCCCTCCCCGACCCTAA